CTCGATATCGCCCACCTGGCGCAGACTGCTTTGTAAGTCGCGGTATAACTGGTTCTCCAGTAAACTGGCTACGCAAGCATAGCGGCCGTTAACGATGGCATGATCCCTTAATGGACGGTGTATCCAACGCCGCAGGCAACGTCCGCCCATGGCGGTGGCGGTTTTATCCAATACGCCGAGCAAGGTGTATTGCAATTGTCCACTGGGATGGCTGTCCAACTCCAGATTACGGCGGCTGGCCGCATCCAGGCTGATGCTGTCGTCGGAATCTTCCACCCGAATCCCTTGAATATGGGGCAGGGCGCTTTGCTGGGTATCGCGTACATACTGCAACAAACAACCCGCCGCGCAAATCGCCGCCGGCAGCTGTTCGCAGCCGAAGCCTTTAAGATCGTGGCTATTGAACTGCTTTAAAATCAGTTGCCGGCAACTGTCCAAGTCGAAATGCCAGGGCGGCCGTTTGCATAAGCCCTTGCGTTCCTTGAGGGCGGCGGGTAACGCCGTGTCTTCGCTGTAGAGCAATTCGGCCGGATTCAGGCGCTCGATTTCGCTGAGTAACTGGGTTTCAGTATCTTGCTGCTGCAGTACGAACTTGCCGCTGCCTAGGTCCAGCGTCGCCAGACCGTAACAATTGTCGAACACCGCCAATGCCACCAGCAAATTGTCCTTACGGTCTTCCAGTAAGGCTTCGTCAGTCACGGTGCCGGGCGTGACGATGCGCACCACCTTGCGTTCGACCGGTCCCTTGGATTTGGCCGGGTCGCCGATCTGTTCGCAAATGGCAATCGACTCGCCCTGTTTCAGCAGGCGGCCGATGTAATTTTCCGCCGCATGGTAGGGAATACCGGCCATGGGGATAGGCTGGCCGCCGGAGTGCCCGCGCGCGGTAAGCGTGATATCCAGCAATTGCGCGGCCTTTTTGGCATCGTCGAAGAACAGCTCGTAAAAATCCCCCATGCGGTAAAAAAGTAAGGTGTCCGGGTGTTGCGATTTGATGCGTAAATATTGCTGCATCATCGGCGTGTGTTGAACTGGCTGATCTTTGCTCATATATTGAAAATCGTGGTCTGTAGGCGTGTGGCCACTATGGTTCGGCCAAGCCAGTCTGCGTTGGCGTAACATTCGGACAATCGACCTTTCAATGTTACGCCAGCACACTAGCTCGATAGGGCGCCTGAATCTCGGCTGTTTGGACAATCCGTAATTATCTCCGATTATTCAGGGTCGCGTCTAACTGCATCTATATGACCGTTCCCACTTTGGCAACACTGGAGCGCGGATACATGCTGGGTTGCGAGACCAGGATACAAGCAAACGATGCTTGGCGATTTCAGGGGACATCGGGCGGCTTGGCGTGGAAAGGATGTGTGGCTTGTGACCCGTGCGCCTCAATGCCGCTAAATTGGTTGACTAATCCATATAGCGGCATGCAGAATCGCTAATAGGATAACCGAGGTCGAATGCCAAGGCTTTAACGAGGGTAGCTGTGCGCTTGAATGGTAGTGACCGAGTATTTGGCGTCGAAAAATAAATCCGGCTTTTGACCTGACATTACGCTAAGGCTTTGTGCTAGCGTATTTGCAGCGCGCGGTTTTAATTCAAGCGCCGGCTTTGACGGAGTGTTCAGCATGAAAACGAATTGCTATTGGCTACATAAACAGGCGGCCGCGTTGCTTTGCGGCATGTTAATCGGCGGCTCTACGGTGGCCGAATCAAAGACGCTGATGTTGCAGGTATTGGGTTCCGGCGGGCCTGAATTATCGGATAAGCGCGCCTCCACCTCTTATTTGCTCAGTTTAGGAGGCAAAGCCCGGCTATTGCTGGATACCGGGCCGGGCAGCAGTCTGCATTTCGAAGCGAGCGGGGCCGATTTTAACGATATAGACGCGGTGTTGTTTAGCCATTTTCATGTCGACCACAGCGCCGATTTGCCGGCTTATATCAAAGCCGGCTATTTCAGCGGTCGCGACCGGGATTTACGGGTGTACGGTCCGGTCGGCAATATCCTGATGCCGTCCACCCACGAGTTCGTTCAAGGCCTGTTCGGCGAACGCGGTGTTTACCGCTATTTGAACGAATACCTGGCACCCGGAACCAAAGCGGCGTACAAGCTCAAACCGATCGATATCAAACCACAGGCCGATCAAGCCTATCAAATCAAATTATCGCCCGACATCACGTTACGCGCGGTCAGCGTACCGCATGGGCCGATTCCGGCCTTGGCTTGGCGTATCGAGTCCGGCGGCTGCGCTTTGACCTTTAGCGGCGACACCAATCTGCCCGGCCCCGGGTTGACTGATTTGGCGCGCGGTAGCGACTTGCTGATCGCCCACCATGCGGTTCCGGAACACGCCGGTCCCGCTGCCTTGAGTTTACATATGCCGCCGTCCGCGATAGGCAAACTGGCCGCCGAAGCCGGCGTCAAACGCCTGTTGTTGTCCCATCGTATGCTACGTACAGCGCAAAGCGAAGCAGAAACCCTGCGCAAGATTCGCGAGCACTATGCGGGGCCGGTCGAGTTTGCCGAGGATATGACGCGTTATCAACCTTGCCCGTGAAGGGCTATTACAAGCGCCGATAGCACCAAGTCGACACATTTGCCGTGCCGGTGTGTGCTAATCGCGGTTCGGCTGGGACCCGCATGTTCTCGGCGGCGGTTTTCGCCAATACTTTTTCTAATACCTCACCCTCGATTGAAGTAATCGATCTCGATGAATCTGCCATTCAGGGAGCCAATCGCCACACCGTCAGCGAAATGTCGAGCGGGTCTATAACGTATTACATTTCATAAATTCTTCAGCTAAGCGTCACGCACTCTTAACCGTTGCACGATTAAATAACTGTTAACCAGTTCACGGCACTGGCGGCTTAAATCCTGTTTGGGGTGGCGGCCGCCTTTTTTCGGTTTCAACGTTGCAGAGGTAATTCGGTAATGAGCAATAACCCTTCACTCGGCTTCCAGCGCTTGCTATTGGCCGCTTCAATCGGCCTATGCGGCACAGTGCAAGCGGCCACACCGGTATTCATCAACGAGTTGCATTACGATAATGTTAACGCGGATAGCGGTGAAGCCATAGAAATTGCCGGTCCGGCAGGTACGGACCTTAGCGGTTGGTCGATAGTGCTTTATAACGGTAGCGCCACGCAACTGAACCGGTACGGTACGATCAATTTATCCGGCGTTATTGCCGATCAATCCGGTAGCGGTTTCGGTACCTTGAGTTTCTCAGCCCCCGGCTTACAAAACGGCGCGCCGGACGGGGTGGCCTTGGTCGATGCCAGCAACGGCGTTGTACAGTTTTTAAGCTATGAAGGCAGCTTTACCCCTGTCGACGGCCCGGCCGCCGGGATGGCGGGCACCGATATCGGCGTGGCGGAGACCGGTTCCACACCGGTGGGCTTTTCTCTGCAATTGACGGGTAGCGGCAGCCAGTACGAAGATTTTACCTGGGGCAACGCTTCGGCTGAATCGTTTGGCAGTGTCAACACGGGACAGAGTTTTTCCGGCGGCAACGGCGGCGGTCAACCGCCCCTGTCGCAATGCGGACAACCGGCGATGCTGATCAGCGCCATTCAAGGCACCGGTGCCATCAGCCCGGTCAGCGGTACGGTACAGCATGTGGAAGCGGTGGTTACCGCCAATTTCCAGGGCAGCGGCAACTTGAGCGGTTTTTTCCTGCAGCAAACGGAAGCCGATGCCGATCCGGCCACTTCCGAGGGCTTATTCGTGTTTTCCAATTCGCCGGTTAATGTCGGCGATCGCGTGCATGTGGTCGGCACGGTAACCGAGTTCAACCAGTTAACCGAGCTGAATAGTCTCACGTCGCTGGATGCGTGTAGTAGCGGCAATTCGCTGCCCGCGCCGGTCGAGGTGAATATGCCCTTCGATTTTGCGGCAAATAATCCGGAACAGTGGGAAGGCATGTTGATCAGCTTGCCGCAAACCCTGACCGTTACCGAAAACTATAATCTGGCGCGCTTCGGCGAATTGTTATTGTCGTCCGGCGGACGCCTGCTGACGCCCACCCAAATTGCCTTGCCGGGGCAAGCCGCCAGCGACGCGGCCGCCGGCAACGCCTTGAATCAATTGCTGGTGGACGACGGCTCCAACATTCAAAATCCGGACCCGGTGATTTACCCGCAACCCGGCGACCTGAGTGCCGCCAATACGCTACGTAGCGGCTACAGTTTAACCGGTGCCACCGGGGTGTTGTCGTACGGATTCGGCGCTTATCGTCTGGAACCGACCCAGGTGCTGAACTTCGTGGCGGATAACGCCAGACCGGCGCTGCCGTCCGCCGATGCTACGGCGGCGTTGAAAGTCGCCAGTTTCAATGTGTTGAATTTCTTTAACGGCGACGGCCTGGGCGGTGGTTTTCCGACGGCGCGCGGCGCTAACACGCAACAGGAGTTCACGCGCCAGCGCGACAAAATCGTCAAAGCCATCCACGAACTGAACGCCGATGTGCTGGGCTTGATGGAAATCGAAAACGACGGTTATGCGGCGACCAGCGCCATTGCCGATCTGGTCGCCGGATTAAACCAGCTGGCCGGTACCGCGCAATATGCCTTCGTCGATCCCGGCGTCAACAAAGTCGGCAGCGACGAAATCACGGTAGGCTTGATTTACCAACCGGCCAAAGTGCGGCCGGTCGGATCGGCGGCGATATTGGATGAGGCGGTTGATCCGCGCTTTATCGATAATAAAAACCGCCCGGCTATCGCTCAGACCTTTCTGGACAGCCGCTCGAACAAGATGCTGACGATCGCCGTCAATCATCTGAAATCCAAGGGGTCGGCCTGCGATGACCTAAACGATCCGGATACCGGAGACGGCCAGGGCAATTGCAACATCACCCGCACCTCGGCAGCCGAGGCCCTGGCCGCCTGGCTGTCGAACGACCCCACCCAAACCGACTCGCATAACGCCTTGATTATCGGCGATTTGAATGCTTACGCTCAGGAAGATCCGATTACCGCCTTGAAAAACGCCGGTTACGTCAATCTGATAGAGACCCTGGTTGGCAATCAGACCGCATATAGCTTTGTGTTCGACGGCGCTTCCGGCTATCTGGACCACGCGCTGGCGAATTCAAATTTGGCGGCGCAGGTTAAAGCGGTCGGCGAATGGCATATCAATGCCGACGAACCGAGGGCGCTGGATTACAACACAGAGTTCAAATCCGCCGCACAAATAGCCAGTTTTTACGCGCCGGATGCGTTTCGTTCGTCGGACCACGATCCTTTACTGGTGCAAATGTTCGTGGCCGGCGATTTGGACAACGATGGCGATGCGGATAGTGCGGACGCCAGTCTGTTCCGCCAGCAACTGGGTAAATGTGGCGGTATGTCCGGCTTTAACGCCGAAGCGGATTACGACCATAGCGGTTGCGTGACCATGGCCGATTACCGGATCTGGTACGGGCATTACAAAACCTACTTGGCCGGCAATACCAACTAATCCGCAGCGATTTGCCAGCGCTCCATTTATAAACTCATTTTAGGAATGTATTGCATGAAACCTCTACTCAAGACTTTATTGCTGATTTTTGTCTGTCTTGCGAGCACGCTGAGTCAGGCGGCGGTAGTTTCGTTAAATCCAAACAACGCCAACATACACGTGGGTGAGCAGTTCGATGTCGCCGTATGGGTGCACGATGCCTTTGCTATCGATGCCGCGGACGAATTGTTGGGCTTTGGGTTTAACACCGAATCGAGCGGCACAGGCCAATTACAGTTCATGGGCAGTACGATCAGCCCATTATTTGACGATGTCTCGGCGGCCCTCAACCTGGATGCGGCAGGCTTTGCGTTTCCGGGGTGGGATATCAATGCGATCGGTTCGTCTTTCTCCTTGGCTACTTTGCGCTTTCAGGCCCTGACGGCTGGGGATGTACTACTGACCGTGGGCAGTGATTTAGCGGATTTTAATCAAGGTTTGATTTTTCTCGGTCAAGGCAATTTGGCTATAGACGCCAGCCTGAATCTGCAGGTATCCGCAGTACCCATACCCACCACCGCCTGGATATTCATGTCGGGCCTGATTGCTCTGGGTGCCGTATCCCGTCGGCCAATAGCCGCTTGTTAAGGAGTTAAACCATGAAATTACATAAACTGGCCATCGGTATCGGCTTGGGACTGGGTTTGATCGGTCAGTGCCATGCCGACGAACACCGGCGGATGCACGAATCGAAACCGCATCACGAAGATCATCACAAGAAACACCCCAAAAGACACCATCGCAACGTCACGGTAAAGATCGTGGCGTTCAACGATTTTCACGGGCAACTGGAGTCCCCCGGCAGTTTCCGCCAGGCGCCCGGCAGCCCTTCGTCGACGAATATTCCGGTAGGCGGCGTCGACTGGATGGCCGGTTATATCGACGACTTGAAAATGCGTAACCCCAACACCTTGGTTGTCTCCGCGGGCGATATCATCGGCGCCACGCCGTTGGTCTCGGCGCTGTTTCACGACGAAGGCACTATTGAGACCATGAACCGACTGGGTCTGGATATCAATGCCGTGGGAAACCACGAATTCGACGAGGGCAAGGATGAGTTGCTGCGCATGCAAAACGGCGGTTGCCATCCGGTGGATGAAAATACCTGTCGCGGTGCGGATGTCGGTACCCCGGTACCGTTCGAAGGCGCGCAATTCAAATTTCTGGCGGCGAACGTGATGGATACCGCAACCGGCAAGACTTTGTTTCCGTCCTACGAAATTAAAACCATCGCCGGGGCGAGAATCGCTTTTATCGGTATGACCCTAAAGGAAACCCCGACCATCGTCACGCCCAGCGGCGTGGCCGGCTTGGCGTTTACCGACGAAGCCGAAACCGTAAACGCCTTGATTCCCAAACTGCGTAAACAGCGTGTAGACGCCGTCGTGGTCTTGATTCACCAGGGCGGAACGGTACCGGTAGCGCAAAGTGCCGCGACCATCAATCAATGCGAAGGCAATCTGGACGATTCGCCGCTCAAAGCCATCGTTAACCAATTGGACGATGCGGTGGATCTGGTGATTTCCGGCCATACCCACCAAGCATACAATTGCCTGGTTGCCAATCGGGACGGCCGCTTGATCTCGGTCACCAGCGCCAATGCCCAGGGCAGGGTGCTAACCGATATCGATGTGGTAATCGACAAAGCCCACGGCGAAGTAACGGAGGTGGCGGCGCAAAATATCGTGGTCGACCGGGGAAATACCGCCATTACGCCGGACGCGACCTTGAAAGCCATCGTTGACAATTACAAAGCCATTGCCGAGCCGGTTGCGAACCGGGTAATCGGCAGTATTAGCGCCGACATGACCCGCAGCGGCAGTGCCGCCGGCGAATCGGCGCTGGGCGACCTGATTGCCGATGCTCAGTTGGCAGCGACGCAGACCGCGGAGTTTGGCGGTGCTGTTGCGGCATTTATGAACCCCGGCGGTATCCGTGCCGACCTGAGTTTTGCGTCTAGCGCCGCCAACGAAGGCGACGGCAAGGTGACGTACGGCGAGGCCTTTACCGTGCAACCGTTCGGTAATAGTCTGGTGACCATAACCTTAAGCGGCGCACAACTGCATACCCTGTTGGAGCAGCAATTTACCGGCTGTACTCTGGAGTATCCGGCAAACGCGCCGGCCGCCGGCCAACCGTTTAACCGGATTTTGCAGGTCTCTGAGGGTTTCAGTTACAGCTGGCGGGAAAAAGGCACCCCTTGCGATAACGTCGACGCCGCCAGCATCAAAATTAACGGCGAAGTGGTCGATCCTGCCGCCGGCTACCGGATTACCGTCAACAGCTTTCTGGCGGACGGCGGCGATCAGTTTTACGTGTTGAGCCATGGAACCGACCGCCTGGGCGGTGCTTTGGATCTGGATGCGCTGGAAAGTTATTTCAATGCTAATCCGCTAGTGGGTCCGGGTTTGCAAGACAGGATTACGCTGTCGCCGTAGTTGTTTGACGTTTTGTTTTAAGGCCTGAACCTCATGCCCGCCGGAATCACTCCTCCCCGGCGGGCTTTTTTTTGCAACGGCAGGCGGAATGTATAGCCGAACCGGAAATTAGAGCGCGTTTGAGTGATGCGGGATTTGTGTGCAGGCTTAGCTATACGCCGTG
This sequence is a window from Methylomonas methanica MC09. Protein-coding genes within it:
- a CDS encoding MBL fold metallo-hydrolase codes for the protein MKTNCYWLHKQAAALLCGMLIGGSTVAESKTLMLQVLGSGGPELSDKRASTSYLLSLGGKARLLLDTGPGSSLHFEASGADFNDIDAVLFSHFHVDHSADLPAYIKAGYFSGRDRDLRVYGPVGNILMPSTHEFVQGLFGERGVYRYLNEYLAPGTKAAYKLKPIDIKPQADQAYQIKLSPDITLRAVSVPHGPIPALAWRIESGGCALTFSGDTNLPGPGLTDLARGSDLLIAHHAVPEHAGPAALSLHMPPSAIGKLAAEAGVKRLLLSHRMLRTAQSEAETLRKIREHYAGPVEFAEDMTRYQPCP
- a CDS encoding ExeM/NucH family extracellular endonuclease; amino-acid sequence: MSNNPSLGFQRLLLAASIGLCGTVQAATPVFINELHYDNVNADSGEAIEIAGPAGTDLSGWSIVLYNGSATQLNRYGTINLSGVIADQSGSGFGTLSFSAPGLQNGAPDGVALVDASNGVVQFLSYEGSFTPVDGPAAGMAGTDIGVAETGSTPVGFSLQLTGSGSQYEDFTWGNASAESFGSVNTGQSFSGGNGGGQPPLSQCGQPAMLISAIQGTGAISPVSGTVQHVEAVVTANFQGSGNLSGFFLQQTEADADPATSEGLFVFSNSPVNVGDRVHVVGTVTEFNQLTELNSLTSLDACSSGNSLPAPVEVNMPFDFAANNPEQWEGMLISLPQTLTVTENYNLARFGELLLSSGGRLLTPTQIALPGQAASDAAAGNALNQLLVDDGSNIQNPDPVIYPQPGDLSAANTLRSGYSLTGATGVLSYGFGAYRLEPTQVLNFVADNARPALPSADATAALKVASFNVLNFFNGDGLGGGFPTARGANTQQEFTRQRDKIVKAIHELNADVLGLMEIENDGYAATSAIADLVAGLNQLAGTAQYAFVDPGVNKVGSDEITVGLIYQPAKVRPVGSAAILDEAVDPRFIDNKNRPAIAQTFLDSRSNKMLTIAVNHLKSKGSACDDLNDPDTGDGQGNCNITRTSAAEALAAWLSNDPTQTDSHNALIIGDLNAYAQEDPITALKNAGYVNLIETLVGNQTAYSFVFDGASGYLDHALANSNLAAQVKAVGEWHINADEPRALDYNTEFKSAAQIASFYAPDAFRSSDHDPLLVQMFVAGDLDNDGDADSADASLFRQQLGKCGGMSGFNAEADYDHSGCVTMADYRIWYGHYKTYLAGNTN
- a CDS encoding bifunctional metallophosphatase/5'-nucleotidase; protein product: MKLHKLAIGIGLGLGLIGQCHADEHRRMHESKPHHEDHHKKHPKRHHRNVTVKIVAFNDFHGQLESPGSFRQAPGSPSSTNIPVGGVDWMAGYIDDLKMRNPNTLVVSAGDIIGATPLVSALFHDEGTIETMNRLGLDINAVGNHEFDEGKDELLRMQNGGCHPVDENTCRGADVGTPVPFEGAQFKFLAANVMDTATGKTLFPSYEIKTIAGARIAFIGMTLKETPTIVTPSGVAGLAFTDEAETVNALIPKLRKQRVDAVVVLIHQGGTVPVAQSAATINQCEGNLDDSPLKAIVNQLDDAVDLVISGHTHQAYNCLVANRDGRLISVTSANAQGRVLTDIDVVIDKAHGEVTEVAAQNIVVDRGNTAITPDATLKAIVDNYKAIAEPVANRVIGSISADMTRSGSAAGESALGDLIADAQLAATQTAEFGGAVAAFMNPGGIRADLSFASSAANEGDGKVTYGEAFTVQPFGNSLVTITLSGAQLHTLLEQQFTGCTLEYPANAPAAGQPFNRILQVSEGFSYSWREKGTPCDNVDAASIKINGEVVDPAAGYRITVNSFLADGGDQFYVLSHGTDRLGGALDLDALESYFNANPLVGPGLQDRITLSP